One region of Halomicrobium sp. LC1Hm genomic DNA includes:
- a CDS encoding class I SAM-dependent methyltransferase produces the protein MQSSNSTDPTTQQYQTHNEETDRQRSTQRRSKSAGEIADTYADVAGKIARWRWLDQLFAGRYRRRQFEHASGRVLDVACGTGRNFRYLPSSSTVVGIDITDAMLGHARDELERLGLDGRVHQMDAEALAFSDDSFDTVISSFSTCTFPDPVAALREMERVCAPSGEMLLLEHGRSDAAPLAWLQDRRAESHYEKNGCRLNHDPLETVEQAGLTVESTSSAFFGVITTVNATPR, from the coding sequence ATGCAATCGAGCAATTCCACCGACCCGACAACCCAGCAGTATCAAACACACAACGAGGAGACTGATCGACAACGGTCGACACAGCGGCGTTCGAAGTCGGCCGGAGAGATTGCCGACACGTACGCTGATGTCGCTGGCAAAATCGCACGGTGGCGATGGCTCGACCAGCTCTTCGCCGGTCGGTATCGTCGCCGTCAATTCGAGCACGCCAGCGGCCGAGTACTCGACGTTGCCTGTGGTACTGGACGGAACTTTCGCTATCTTCCGTCTTCGAGCACCGTCGTCGGCATCGACATCACCGACGCGATGCTCGGTCACGCCCGCGACGAACTTGAGCGACTCGGGCTAGACGGTCGTGTCCACCAGATGGACGCCGAGGCACTCGCCTTCTCCGACGATAGCTTCGACACCGTGATCTCGTCGTTTTCCACGTGTACGTTCCCCGATCCAGTTGCCGCGCTTCGAGAGATGGAGCGTGTCTGTGCCCCCAGCGGCGAGATGTTGCTGCTCGAACACGGTCGTAGCGACGCCGCGCCACTCGCCTGGCTCCAGGACCGGCGCGCAGAATCACACTACGAGAAGAACGGCTGCCGACTGAACCACGACCCGCTGGAGACCGTCGAGCAGGCCGGTCTCACGGTTGAGAGCACCTCATCCGCGTTCTTCGGTGTCATCACCACCGTCAACGCCACCCCGAGGTGA